A region from the Triticum urartu cultivar G1812 chromosome 1, Tu2.1, whole genome shotgun sequence genome encodes:
- the LOC125544982 gene encoding UPF0014 membrane protein STAR2-like produces MATSASLLLAQEVDPWAPGFWRDFAIGMLKPLAATVVVAMAVALSFTQRLGVEAEMLYAIARSFLQLSVIGFVLHFIFTQSSALWILLAYLFMVTVAGYTAGRRARQVPRGGYIAGVSILAGTAVTMFLLVVLSVFPFTPRYIIPVAGMMVGNAMTVTGVTMKKLHEDVKTQRSLVETALALGATPRQATVQQVRRSLVIALSPVIDNAKTVGLIALPGAMTGLIMGGASPLEAIQLQIVVMNMLMGASTVSSILSTYLCWPAFFTKAFQIDDSVFAD; encoded by the exons ATGGCGACGTCGGCGTCGCTCCTCCTGGCGCAGGAGGTGGACCCGTGGGCGCCGGGGTTCTGGCGGGACTTCGCGATCGGCATGCTCAAGCCGCTGGCGGCCACGGTGGTGGTGGCCATGGCGGTGGCGCTGAGCTTCACGCAGCGGCTGGGCGTGGAGGCGGAGATGCTCTACGCCATCGCGCGCTCCTTCCTGCAGCTCTCGGTCATCGGCTTCGTGCTCCACTTCATCTTCACCCAGAGCAGCGCGCTCTGGATCCTGCTCGCATACCTCTTCATGGTCACCGTCGCCGGCTACACCGCGGGGCGCCGCGCCCGGCAGGTCCCGCGCGGCGGGTACATCGCCGGCGTGTCCATCCTCGCCGGCACGGCCGTCACCATGTTCCTGCTCGTGGTGCTCAGCGTGTTCCCCTTCACGCCCCGCTACATCATCCCCGTCGCCGGCATGATGGTCGGCAACGCCATGACCGTCACCGGCGTCACCATGAAGAAGCTCCACGAGGACGTCAAGACGCAGCGGAGCCTC GTGGAGACTGCGCTGGCGCTGGGGGCGACGCCGCGGCAGGCGACGGTGCAGCAGGTGCGCCGGTCGCTGGTGATCGCGCTGTCGCCGGTGATCGACAACGCCAAGACGGTGGGGCTGATCGCGCTGCCGGGGGCCATGACGGGGCTCATCATGGGCGGCGCGTCGCCGCTGGAGGCCATCCAGCTGCAGATCGTGGTGATGAACATGCTCATGGGCGCCTCCACCGTCAGCAGCATCCTCTCCACCTACCTCTGCTGGCCGGCATTCTTCACCAAGGCCTTCCAGATCGACGACTCCGTCTTCGCCGACTAG